The DNA region CTAcaagtaaatattttgaaagataAAAGCAAAATTGCAACTTCACTTTTTTCTTTTATTCTGTTTTTATGTGATTTGAAGAATTTTACCGTCTATAATGAAAAGAAAAAGACttttattgtaaaatataaCAAGTGAtttctgtaattttttttaaaaaaagtaattaTTCAGCTTTTCATGTACAAAATTTACACATAAAAgctaaaaaaatcaattttttttagaagTGTTACCCATCAAAGGAGTCGTTCCCCGTCCCAGAGCTACTTGACCGTATTCCGaattcaatggttttaataaaTTACCTAGAGTAGTAGTTCATCTTAAGCCCGATCTAGAACTATTCTCAACAGTTTGTTTAGCCATAAATTTTATTGTATTCACACGTTATTGAATACTTTCTAACTAGATCAATTAGATCCatgataaatattttgatttttttttttccttctcaaACTCATGAATCATGTACAAAATCCATTGTGGTTAGGGATGTAACCGagtcgagccgaactcttgaatgtttgagcttggttcgtttataatcgagccgagctcgaactTTATTTAACGATATATGTATGGcttcacgagcttattcaagcctttatcgaacctaaacaaatttaataaatatgaattatacatttaaattttcattaaattaattaaaaagtaaaatatatatttaaagaaaaatatattattcttattaaaattttttaatttattataataaataaatttaatagatttttctatatatttcataaataatatgcaaaatcaataaatcaaatatcaaaactattattttttcatctaaaagattactcatgaacttaccaacgaacatgttcacgagctaacgagccgaatattgtaaagcttgagtttagtttgtttatcttaacgagcctcattaaacgagctcaaacgagttTTTATCGAATCAaacttcgaatagctcacaaacggtttggttcgtttacatccctaattGTAGTATTAAAAAAACATTAACATGTGATGCATAATAGACTGACAAAAGTCAAGTCAAACcgtaaattttaattatatttcttCGAGATGAGTAATAGACTAACAAGTCTATTTTATAGgaaatacttaatttaattgttttaattaattccTATTCGATGGCTACATATCTTTACGACGAAAGAATGGGGAATCTTTCtactattaaaaaaaaacttgttCACACACACGTAACGTAACTTATGCACAAGATTACTGATTAAAACTACTGCTATATATCTGTtaaatttttgacaaaaaattgtttgagacgatttcacgtgtcgtattttgtgagatagatatcttatgtgggtcatcgatgaaaaaatattagtactttttatgctaagaatattactttttattgtgaatatcggtagggttgacccgtcttacagataaagattcgtgagatcgtatcACAAGAGACGTACTCTAAATCCTTTTGCTTTTCTCTCTAACGTTACTTTTCTATAATTAATTTATAGtatatttaagttaaaaatcaaataaaataagttAATAATATTACAAATGCATTTAttaagggtttttttttttgttttacgagaaaaaagaaataaaatcgCCACTCTATGTTTATTTCTTTTGCCATGAAATATATCAGTTATCTCAACAGATTTCATGGGTTGATTTAATCAATGATTATAAATGAACCATATATTATTTCATGTGATATAATTGATGGGTGGTTCATGTCAAAAATAGATATTACGCTTTTCTAAAGTTTGGGAGAacgatatatataaatttataaatttattttgtacGATGGACACTACATTGGAgagaatttatatatatatatattattatattataaaagtaCCAATGATTGaattttttcaataattttgaAATGAATATAGTTTATAATTCGGAAGCAACCATGACAATTGTGATAGaaactttaaatttttggataaaaCCTTGAATCAAGGCCataatatacacacacacacacacaaatacatacacacacacacatatatatacacacacacacacacaaatatatatatgtatgatacTCACTGAAAATTAAAGGTTCGATTCCAATAAGTGACACTAGTCAAGTCTCAGGCTTCGAATTTGctctgagcctgaaatcacgaagaaaatcgttagaagggggccgagAGGATGTCCCGGCGTAGCCCTTCCGACGCTGAAGTCAGAGACGGAGGATATAAGGGGAGAGAAGCTAAAtgtgctgctgaaaaataatatattgaatgaaTGAATTAAACACTCAAACTtcgtatttataggagaatacttGAGCCTGTGACAAACCTTCTACTTTGGTTGAAGATGGGCCAAGGAGTTTGACCTTGACCTCAATGAGCTCATTCATGgggtataaatatatatatacacatacacacacacacaaaggcGTCCGAACAATTTTCGCCACGTATATCTCAAGGAATTGAAAGTTTGGAAAGAGTTGGATAAACCAACAACTCCTTCAATGACTAATTAATGGTTCATCAACTTTTGAGGAGTAGATTGGAAAGCAATCGATTATAAAATCAATCAATTGTTTGGGTTACTTGTACATCTTTCAACAACACACGCATCTAAATTTTAGATTCAATAAATGAATATCACTTCGGTAATAAACAAGAAGATAAACACGATAGAAAACAACTgtatcaaaaatatatataatcctCGATTAACGTGTTGTTTggctaattaaaataaatttggaaCTCCTGAAATTCCAACCTTTCCCTCCTTCAATTCACATGATTCAACATATATATAACATCTATAATTTAGTATTCAACAACCAAGAATTCCCTACATATATGATAATATAGAAACATTTCAATAATTAGCAATATTTTAACTTTGAAGTATTCATGTGTAAAAATATGtgcaataaaatttaaattaacatGTTAGTGTTGAAGTGAAGAAAGACGATTTAGCGATTGATTATTCAAAGATTTATTCGATTAAACTAATCATTTTTCAATAGTCTTCAAAAGTTTTTGATGTGTTTTTTTGTTGAAAGAAGCAAAGACATAATTTTTGTCGACGCTTAAAACCCCAAAAGCTCGTTCCTCCAAAAGAtttttagatatatatatatatattataatttcaatggattattttgaaaaatccTACTAACAATTATCCCACGTCAATAATCAAGATGTATTTGTTTGACAACAAAGATGCAGTGAATTCATTGCACTACTGCTCCATATACTACTACGTAACCATCGTACCACACAGTATCCCTCTTGAATGTGGACGCAGCAGGGACATCCGGCGGGAATAATATCGTGTCTTCAACAGCTACGGCACAAAGTAGCAAACGACAGGTATCTATGTTGTCATCCTAAACAAAGAAAGTAGATTCTCTAgaaaaataacttatgacttcTTCAAGTTGAAGACAAGATGCAACATTTCCACCCCCATATCGAGTGCAGAATTAAAGATCTCTCTCTATTCCAAGAATTTTGATAACCATGTTTGATTACAATACTGGAGATCCAGGAAGGGGTGTGGACTTACCGAATCCGGGAGAAAGTAGCACCTCATAACCTGGTCCTTGTCGCCAAATGGACGAGGCACACGGTTGAAGTTGAGTCTTTAACCGATGTACAGGGAAACTTGTTCGGATGATGCCATTTAGCAACATTTTTTTGGTGTACCATTTGCCTCACCTCGTGTCCTAAGTACTGGTAAACTACCTCTCCTAGAGTTATGTtagcatgatattatatatctttGTAATCATTCACCATCATAATTTATTGACAACAGTaaatattatttcaaattatggGTTACATGTCAATAAATGTGCAATTTCAAGTGGATTGTCAGAAAGTTTCAGGGCTAAGAATAATAAAGTTGTAAGTATTCGGTATGGAAGATAGCTAATAATATATTAGCCATCAAATTTTTGTACATTTACAATGTAAAAACATGAAATAGAACTGCATTTACCAAGAAAAATAACATTGAACGCCCGGAGAAGCCAGGAACTATGCCGTGTTAACTTTTCAAATGTAGAGCTTAAAATTCCTTGAGAAAATGAATTTTGTACAGCTGCGGACGATTTTCAGAAAGCACCCATTCAAAAAAGTTTTATTTGAACGTGTTCAACAGAAGAAAACACATTTCAAGCTAAAACCCACAAATTCAAAATCCATACCTCATCATTTTACGAACGTACTAGTCGTTTGTCGCATGTCAAAATCCTATAACTGGCATGAGGACCCTCAGATGTATCCCTCATTGATACATGCCAACCCAAGGCTGTTCCAATCTCTTTAAGTTCATCCATTATAGCGAGAGTATCACGAATATATACACGTCCATCAGGCCTCAAAATTCGATCCATTTCAAGCATGATGGTGGAGAGATTGCATCTGATGTATGGATATCAATCAAATATAAGGGTATAACATGTCAGTGTGGTATTCAAGGCCTATATTGAACGTAAAGCACAGAAGATTATGATAGTATCAATTTTCTAACTGTAAAGTACCAAGAATTGCAAACGTGACATACTCTAATGCTTGTGTCAACTAAAGAATGCAAAAAATTCAATGACATATAAAGCATTATGTTCTCCATAGTAACACCAGAGAACGTTATACAACATAAATGCAGCAGAAGCGAATAGAAAAGATGCAAGGTTGTGCTTAGATTGATGGATCTAAAATGATGATTTGATTTCAATTTCGACTTGTTCAGATCGACAAAATtcaaatgaatttcaaatctactatatattaaattacTCGACCCAGTAGTAGTTATGGAGAATTTCAAGTACATCCAAGATGAGTGACATGTGAAATCCATTTCTCAAATCATCCCCCGTCATCCAAACCAAATCCATCAATTCAAGCACAATCCAAGGGAGATATGTGATACAAGTTAGGCGTACCTTTTttgctcaactgatagaagtcCAGAAGCATGAATTAAGTCATATGTTCTCGGATATGTGTCGAATGGCTCACACCTGACAAGTTGAATGTATTTTCATCATTCATTATAGCTAAAGTTTAATGTACATTTTTAGCTTTATTATCAGATGCAGTTCACTGCAAATACAACTCATTCCACAGTTACTCATCATTTCTTTACATGGTATTCATTTATGGAAGGAGGAACACTACAGAAGAAAGTTAGCAGGCGGGTATGTTGTAAAGAAActgatttttaattaattaacatgtaTCTGATACATGTCTTAGTTAAAGCGATGGAGAAAAAGTATGGACATATTCTTACCAATCGTGCATAACTCCTATGAGGCCACGATCATATATGACAGGCAATGTATTGTGTCCACTAACTGGGACAACATTGAGCACCCAACAATCCAACTGATTTTCAATTAGTGCTGCTGCAAAACTGTCGGTAATTGAACCATTAGTTTGTCTAAAACAAGTGGCAGTAAAACGAAGATAAAAATTCAAGTGTAAAAGATTACCCTCCAAAGCCTGCTCTCATATCCAACACATTTCGAAGTTTGAACTCACGCCAATGTAAAGCGCGTACATAACCTTCAATTGTTTCTTTCCAATATCTTGATTCTGCCTTGAAAAGCTCTTTCCTTGATATGTATGCATCAATTTGTATGCTCTGAAGCCTATCTGGAGGGTTCTGCAAGCGTTCTGGCCAAGCGGTAACATTTGATCCATATCCTTCTTCAGGCAAACGTGTTATGCATGGCTTCAAATCAACATACCTAACATAAAATGGAAAAATAATGAGAATTTAAATACCTAATTTTGTTCACTTCTCACTGATTACTCTTATGTCAGGTCATAATATAAAAGGCCATTTAAATCTATGTGCAATATTTAAAATCACTCCACTAGGCCAAGCAGTTATCCTCCAATGTAAAAAGACATTCCTCTCCCACATCATATTTTTCGGTCCCTCGTTCAATAGGAAAAATtcacattaacgaacattatctCACAATAAAAAACATGTGCCAACCTAATTTCTTTAATCGTGCCTCTCACTGAGTGACACACATTACTGCAGTAACAAAGTAAAATCTTCATGCAACAGTCGCAAATTATCATAAACATTCTCAGATTCATACCATAgcctatacattctgccaataACATTATATTTATCCACCCTTACATGTGTTTAGAAGGATAGAATGTAACAAGAAGGTAAAACGACGCTATCAACAACATATTACAATCTCCTGCTGTTAAGTTGTTTATCTCAAGGCAGATGCACTTTGTATGAAAAATAATCTTATAGCAAAAATTTAAACCTTGACTGCCTACATTTCTTCTACAATGACAGTAAGAGAAAACCAAAATGTTCGGATTTGTACCAAACACTATCTGGATCATCATCAGGTTCACACAAGGGTGGTTGGGTTCCCTCCTCGCGGCTCAAATAGCAGCTGTTATTCAAGGGCTTCTGCCATATCGCAATGTAACCCTCCTTCTTTACAAGTTTCCAACAAAGACGACTGGTAAGGTTAAGCATCTCTGGGAACAACAAAAAGTTAAACGGGATTAACAAAAGACTGCTCTTTGCTCATATATGATAGCCTGGAACCCTGAGACACAGATAAAGCAAGAAGACATCAAATATTAATGTCTCCCACAAGCACTAACAGTGTTACCAGTTTAGTATATAGCAAATAATTTTCATACACAGTTAATACACCAAAAGTCAATGAACTGTCGGATTCTATTGGAGAACATGTTTCggaagatttcagaatgggcgATGATTCAAGTTCATATCAAAATTCCACATAATTTACCTTCCCATTGTTCTTCAAGGGCTGTTTCATGCTTATAAACAGGTTGTGCAGCCCAAGCAAAATATCCACCAGCTCGAAGCATCCTATTGACCTCAAGTAGCAAGATCCCATCTACAAAGCGACAAATGTATGATAGAATAAAACAAACGAGAGAGTAACATTATTGACTTGGGTATCCATAGAAAATCTTATGACATTTGATATTTCAATGAAGCACATTTTACAGATAGCAATATTACTACTAGGGTGGATGTAAGTCCAATGAGGCAGTAAATCCAAAGAAAAACTAGAAATCAGTAACTTATATTGCAAAAGATAATGGCCTAACGTACAGCACAAGACCACATAAATAGGTACCAACTATGTTCAAGCCTCCCATCCATCCCATCTGTGATGGTTCCTCATCTACAACGAGAATCATGATACAATCTAAAGCAgattttttcaattaattttacaCCAGAAATTTATGGAAAAAGCTACTGCcttaaacataattacatgggTAAAAAATGCTAGTCATAAAGACGTCTAACAAAACCAAAAGGAACAGCAGACAGACAACATAAGCTAATCATAACAAGCCTTCAAACAGGcacataaaattataaaaccTGTTAAATAAACTTCATTCTAGATTTCCCAATTTTTAAAGCATAAACATTCACTAAGCTTATGTGACTGGAGTTGAACATTATTTCAGAAACCACGAAAGCCCATCTTACAGagcaaaattttacaacacttacaataaataataaatgtGTTGACAATCTTCACAAACATAACAAGTTATAAATGTAGATTGACTAAAAGATTCTTCAACAAATTCAGGAATGGAATGATATAGAAGCTAACTAATCATACCATCCCGAGTCCAGTTGATCCTACACCTGGAACAATGTATCAAGTCAAATGCCTGACTTGGATAAAGCAGCCGTCGAGTTGCGAATGCAGCCACCATTGCAGGTACTCCACGCTCAAGTGCAAACTGAATTTGGTTCTCATGAACATCTTTTGGGGCCACAGATAAGGTGGTGACATTCCTAGAAAATAAGTAAGCGCCAAAACTTGCAACGCCACAGCCAACATCCAGAACAACTCGAGTATGTCGGCCAAACGCAATCTCCGGGAGCATCTAGACAATATAACCAAATGCGAAAGTATTATACGTAAATTGATAGTTTCCTTCTTTGTTAAAGCCAATTAAATGAATTAGAAGTTTGGAAGCtacataatatcataatttacTACCTTTTCAATCTGATCCAAGTACTGATCTGCTCCGTGAATGAACTGGGTACCACCTCCAGGAAACTTGAACTTGTCCTTGTCAATTGTGATCCAATTCTGACCCCCTTTATCCTCAGCTAGACGAGCATGAGGAACATTGCTAAACCACACCTATATAGGACAATAATTGGATTATAACTCCCATATATAGATTACTGATTATAGCTTGTGTTATCTAACCGAACTTCGATAAACTATCCCAATTTTTAAGCTTTCTAATCCACATAACAGTGCAATCACAGACTGAATAACATTTCTATTAAGTGTATTCTTTATAACTCAATTAGCACCTAGAACATAACAATTTTGACCCGGAAGTCAAGACACCAAGAGAAACAACACATCTGCACAGTGATAAATAATTCACGTAATTGAAACAAATAGCTTCAACATTATCGAAATCATGATGCTCGCAAACAATTAACAAACACGAGGAAAACACTAAAGGATAAAACATGTTAAAAGTATCGAAAAATGATAACCTCATCACGACTTTTGGGCCATGGAATGGGAGCTCTGTACCCTTTAGGAGCAGGGATCACGCAATTCAACTCCTTCCCCTTCTCGGGGCAATGCCGCTCAAATTTCTCACCTTTCTCCGTGGAATTCAGCTTCTTAATCGCCTCTTCGTTGTCCAAACACGGTATATATTCCCTCATTATCTCCGGACATATCTGAAACTTCTCAATTCTAACCCTAACCCTGTCATCTCCTTTCCCAACATTCGCCACACCCACACTCACGTTATCACTCCCCAAATCCTCCGTCACCTTCGGGTCATAATCCCCCACCTCAAAATCGTCCGTCATCTTCCCATTCTCATCCACCACCCCCGTCCTATCCAATAGCACCGGAGGCGGAGGCGGAGGCGGAGCCACGGTCT from Primulina tabacum isolate GXHZ01 chromosome 14, ASM2559414v2, whole genome shotgun sequence includes:
- the LOC142524315 gene encoding putative methyltransferase PMT12, which codes for MTSHTHSRSADFYGKMKELSYGGGGSNPFKSAAVIKISAFVFVSLAFFYLGNHFSNGSSLQLTFFSSHQSPQSQKPPDSAVVGFSPNLNKSFDLSSLINGTASSPRDGNQQQLQTVAPPPPPPPVLLDRTGVVDENGKMTDDFEVGDYDPKVTEDLGSDNVSVGVANVGKGDDRVRVRIEKFQICPEIMREYIPCLDNEEAIKKLNSTEKGEKFERHCPEKGKELNCVIPAPKGYRAPIPWPKSRDEVWFSNVPHARLAEDKGGQNWITIDKDKFKFPGGGTQFIHGADQYLDQIEKMLPEIAFGRHTRVVLDVGCGVASFGAYLFSRNVTTLSVAPKDVHENQIQFALERGVPAMVAAFATRRLLYPSQAFDLIHCSRCRINWTRDDGILLLEVNRMLRAGGYFAWAAQPVYKHETALEEQWEEMLNLTSRLCWKLVKKEGYIAIWQKPLNNSCYLSREEGTQPPLCEPDDDPDSVWYVDLKPCITRLPEEGYGSNVTAWPERLQNPPDRLQSIQIDAYISRKELFKAESRYWKETIEGYVRALHWREFKLRNVLDMRAGFGGFAAALIENQLDCWVLNVVPVSGHNTLPVIYDRGLIGVMHDWCEPFDTYPRTYDLIHASGLLSVEQKRCNLSTIMLEMDRILRPDGRVYIRDTLAIMDELKEIGTALGWHVSMRDTSEGPHASYRILTCDKRLVRS